The following are from one region of the Alicyclobacillus fastidiosus genome:
- a CDS encoding ISL3 family transposase, producing MTSRTNHTAFEVGFSQMPNVHRDTFPLGLYPDPTSLPTVWSKNTQLSRTERILNLPNFKILGISESEYDFHIQLEANAPPTVCPHCGCVANLYKHGSREQLCMDLPIHGKRVGLLIHRERYKCRECNQTFWERLDHTVDEKRSCTQRLVAYIEKQSLKRTFVSISEDVGLDEKTIRNIFRDYINRLEETLRFETPSWLGIDEIHIIKPRCVITNIEERTLIDLLPNRNKETVIGYLSRLPNHGRVQYVTMDMWAPYRDAVKSVLPQATIIVDKFHVVRMANQAMETIRKQIRADLPAKARRGLMHDRFILLKRNKELSVMEQITLESWIQNHEALGKAYELKESFFDIWESTTRSEAMQRYRDWVSQVPSELSPAFEPLLKAMKGWENEIFSYFDHRITNAYTESLNSLIRVIDRLGRGYSFEALRAKILFTEGLTKVRKPKYQKRNFVADYHTLNDQLPMFQQLRRPKEKESIVEEVLGIDISTLIEKLERDEL from the coding sequence TTGACATCTCGGACAAACCATACCGCTTTTGAAGTGGGCTTCTCGCAGATGCCGAATGTTCATCGTGATACCTTCCCTCTGGGCTTATATCCTGATCCTACGTCCCTCCCAACAGTTTGGTCAAAAAATACACAATTAAGCCGAACAGAGCGTATTCTTAACCTACCAAACTTTAAGATATTAGGAATCTCCGAAAGTGAATACGATTTTCATATTCAATTGGAGGCAAACGCTCCACCTACCGTTTGTCCTCATTGTGGCTGCGTAGCCAATCTCTATAAACACGGTTCCAGAGAACAACTTTGCATGGATCTGCCGATTCACGGAAAACGTGTGGGGCTCTTGATCCACCGTGAAAGATACAAGTGCCGTGAATGCAATCAAACGTTCTGGGAACGTTTAGATCACACTGTAGACGAGAAGAGGAGCTGTACGCAGCGCCTTGTGGCGTATATCGAAAAACAGAGCTTGAAGCGTACCTTTGTCAGTATATCTGAAGATGTCGGGCTAGACGAAAAGACGATTCGTAATATTTTCAGGGACTATATCAACCGGCTTGAAGAAACTTTGCGCTTCGAAACTCCAAGCTGGCTTGGCATTGATGAAATACACATCATAAAGCCTCGATGTGTAATCACGAATATTGAGGAACGGACCCTGATTGACCTTCTACCCAATCGCAACAAGGAAACGGTAATTGGCTATCTATCTCGGTTGCCGAATCATGGGCGAGTTCAATACGTGACGATGGATATGTGGGCACCGTATCGTGATGCAGTAAAGTCTGTTCTTCCGCAGGCAACTATCATAGTAGATAAGTTCCATGTCGTTCGTATGGCGAACCAGGCAATGGAGACGATTCGCAAACAAATACGTGCAGACCTCCCCGCAAAGGCTCGTAGGGGATTAATGCACGACCGTTTTATCCTCCTCAAACGGAACAAAGAGTTGTCCGTTATGGAGCAAATTACACTTGAATCGTGGATTCAAAATCATGAAGCACTAGGTAAGGCTTACGAGTTGAAGGAATCATTCTTTGACATTTGGGAAAGCACGACAAGAAGTGAAGCAATGCAACGGTACCGAGATTGGGTTTCTCAGGTTCCTTCTGAACTCTCTCCAGCTTTTGAGCCTTTGTTAAAGGCTATGAAAGGATGGGAGAATGAAATATTTTCCTACTTCGACCACCGGATTACAAACGCTTATACAGAGTCGCTGAATAGCCTTATTCGGGTTATAGATCGACTGGGTAGAGGTTATTCGTTCGAAGCACTTAGAGCGAAGATTCTTTTCACTGAAGGGCTTACAAAAGTAAGAAAACCCAAATATCAAAAACGAAACTTCGTTGCCGATTATCACACACTGAACGACCAGTTACCTATGTTTCAGCAGCTAAGACGACCTAAAGAGAAAGAATCCATTGTTGAAGAGGTATTGGGAATAGATATTTCCACCCTAATTGAAAAATTGGAGAGAGACGAGTTATAG
- a CDS encoding IS1595 family transposase has protein sequence MVCPRCQSKSTVRYGKFSKTSDRQRYKCKSCGRTFTDLTGTPLSYVKKPANMWDEVARCMRDGYSCRRIAKELGIAVSTAFEWRHRILASLRSRTDLAVTLNGIVEADETFFRKSYKGSHFKNKTDPDARREEFFKAFGRYPRRHGKEAHKRGRSKEQVPVLVLRDRTARTVSLVMPSMKTEEISRQLLPAIGSDTVLCTDAYRGYKTVCKAAGIRHVALNQNKGERSRGIYHIQSVNAYHSRLKGWMERFKGVATKYLDNYMTWFAYIDTTRDIASGTWERRFLAMSCINSKTVRYKSSTSAGKCVICHQPIEDGQGSGSMFFVSHETGERELDYLCHDSCFHALYRQTG, from the coding sequence ATGGTTTGTCCGAGATGTCAAAGCAAATCAACCGTACGATACGGGAAGTTCAGCAAAACGAGTGACCGCCAACGGTACAAATGTAAGTCCTGTGGTCGTACTTTCACGGATTTAACGGGTACACCTCTTTCATATGTGAAGAAGCCCGCAAATATGTGGGACGAGGTGGCACGGTGTATGCGTGACGGGTACTCGTGTCGCCGCATCGCAAAGGAACTTGGGATTGCCGTTTCAACGGCGTTTGAATGGCGTCATCGAATCCTGGCATCCCTCCGCTCCAGAACTGATCTCGCAGTTACACTGAACGGCATTGTTGAAGCCGACGAGACGTTCTTCCGTAAGTCATATAAAGGGAGCCATTTCAAGAACAAGACGGACCCTGATGCACGCCGAGAAGAGTTTTTCAAGGCATTTGGGCGTTACCCAAGAAGGCACGGTAAAGAAGCCCATAAACGGGGTCGTAGCAAGGAACAAGTGCCCGTGCTGGTGCTACGTGACCGCACCGCTCGCACGGTGTCATTGGTAATGCCGAGTATGAAGACAGAAGAAATCTCTCGTCAATTGTTACCTGCCATCGGTTCCGACACTGTTCTTTGTACGGACGCTTACCGTGGATACAAGACCGTCTGCAAAGCCGCAGGCATCAGGCATGTGGCTCTCAATCAAAACAAAGGGGAGCGTTCGAGAGGCATCTATCATATTCAGAGTGTCAATGCATACCACAGCCGTCTGAAGGGCTGGATGGAACGTTTCAAGGGTGTCGCCACAAAGTATCTCGACAACTACATGACGTGGTTCGCTTACATTGATACAACACGTGACATTGCCAGCGGTACTTGGGAACGTCGCTTTCTTGCCATGTCTTGTATTAATAGCAAGACGGTTCGCTATAAATCTAGCACCTCTGCAGGAAAATGTGTTATTTGCCACCAACCTATAGAAGATGGACAAGGTAGTGGTAGTATGTTCTTTGTATCCCACGAAACAGGAGAACGGGAACTCGATTATCTTTGCCACGATTCTTGTTTCCATGCCTTATATAGGCAGACAGGTTGA
- a CDS encoding GNAT family N-acetyltransferase translates to MPILETSRLVLRRWDGKDIVPMAEINADPEVMRWIGGGTTRTEEQTKRAIEHWENEWNTQGYGLLAVEVKESGELAGFVGISVPTFLPEVMPAVEIGWRLGRSFWGKGIATEAAREVLRFGFVDCGLTEILSICQVGNDASERIMQKLGMHLERETIDPTCGRPVKVYAITSPVAK, encoded by the coding sequence ATGCCGATTTTAGAGACATCACGATTGGTGCTTCGCAGATGGGACGGAAAAGACATAGTGCCAATGGCAGAAATCAACGCTGATCCGGAGGTCATGCGTTGGATTGGTGGAGGCACCACTAGAACGGAAGAACAAACGAAAAGGGCTATCGAACACTGGGAAAATGAATGGAACACACAGGGTTACGGTCTACTTGCCGTAGAGGTTAAGGAATCAGGTGAACTTGCCGGATTCGTAGGTATTTCTGTTCCTACTTTTTTACCGGAAGTAATGCCTGCTGTGGAAATAGGTTGGCGGCTCGGGCGTTCCTTCTGGGGAAAAGGCATTGCCACGGAGGCAGCAAGGGAGGTTCTACGTTTCGGATTCGTGGATTGCGGCTTGACCGAGATTCTAAGCATTTGTCAGGTTGGCAATGACGCATCAGAACGCATCATGCAAAAACTTGGAATGCACTTGGAGCGAGAAACGATTGATCCCACCTGTGGTCGTCCAGTAAAGGTCTATGCTATCACCTCTCCGGTGGCGAAGTAA
- the cydC gene encoding thiol reductant ABC exporter subunit CydC, producing the protein MRRVVLEPFHRRWRQILLSVALGFLTVGANIALMATAGFLIAKAATHPSTILLLWVPIVSVRFFGIARAAFRYIERLTSHDATFRILSDLRTRLYRVLEPRWPAAFSKWTMGKLMNTMMNDIEALQNVFLRVIAPPAVAILAAGLSLAIITPKGGFSLACALLMGLTMVGVIFPVVAHLSSRRLHKEGIDERTTLSQQISDMITGMADLIMTDDGGRNFLSALDERQKRLNAIQLRLTWRQGLLEGLITVTTAGTAWAMLMLALPRVQHGLLTSVMLCVVILTALTSFEAVLPLPNAFATLGESISAFRRLQDIENWPIPAPDPGPKSTTVESSQSIDTSSQSQLSLENLQSKPLLDSSCPKSWHIQAKHVSFAYTSPQRNVLTDITFDAWPGKHIAIVGHNGAGKSTLIQLLTRLWDVQDGAIKIDGVDIRQLPGETVRAGFAVVSAHAHIFHASIADNLKIAKPTASMEELYHVVQAAQLQEWIEQLPDGYDTLVGEVGLAPSGGQRQRIAIARAILANPKVFLLDEPLESLDSKTAPRVQAMLEEVTRHKTAIWITHQLRTLGPMDEILVLHEGRIIERGRHAELLNQNGRYRQMWDIEQNMFP; encoded by the coding sequence ATGCGCCGAGTTGTTTTGGAGCCATTTCATCGGAGATGGCGACAGATACTGTTATCAGTCGCACTTGGCTTTTTGACGGTTGGAGCCAACATCGCGCTCATGGCCACCGCTGGCTTTCTGATCGCCAAAGCGGCAACCCATCCATCGACCATCTTACTGCTTTGGGTGCCCATTGTTTCCGTTCGTTTTTTCGGTATAGCGCGAGCAGCTTTCCGTTATATAGAACGACTCACTTCACATGATGCGACGTTTCGAATCTTGTCTGACTTGCGTACGCGCTTATATAGGGTCCTTGAACCACGCTGGCCAGCAGCATTTTCGAAGTGGACGATGGGGAAATTGATGAATACGATGATGAACGATATCGAAGCATTACAAAATGTGTTTCTTCGAGTTATAGCTCCTCCTGCGGTTGCCATTTTGGCAGCAGGGCTGTCGTTAGCCATCATCACACCAAAAGGCGGGTTCAGTTTAGCTTGCGCCTTATTGATGGGATTAACTATGGTCGGCGTAATTTTTCCTGTTGTCGCCCATCTCAGTAGTCGTCGCTTACACAAGGAAGGTATCGACGAGCGCACCACTTTGTCTCAGCAAATTTCCGATATGATTACAGGCATGGCGGATCTCATCATGACTGACGACGGCGGACGAAATTTTTTGTCCGCGCTAGATGAGCGACAAAAGAGACTCAATGCCATTCAATTACGCTTGACTTGGAGGCAGGGTCTGCTAGAGGGGCTAATCACGGTAACCACCGCAGGAACCGCATGGGCCATGCTGATGCTTGCGTTACCTCGTGTCCAGCATGGTCTCCTCACTAGTGTGATGCTCTGTGTCGTAATTTTGACTGCTTTGACCAGCTTTGAGGCGGTACTGCCGCTTCCAAACGCCTTTGCGACACTCGGCGAAAGCATCTCGGCGTTCCGGAGATTACAGGATATCGAAAACTGGCCGATACCGGCACCAGATCCTGGCCCAAAGTCAACTACGGTAGAGTCGTCTCAATCGATTGACACATCGTCACAATCCCAGTTAAGCCTTGAAAATCTGCAATCCAAGCCCCTGCTCGATAGCTCATGTCCAAAGTCATGGCACATTCAAGCGAAACACGTATCGTTCGCCTACACGTCCCCACAGCGCAATGTACTGACGGACATCACATTTGATGCTTGGCCAGGTAAACATATCGCGATTGTCGGCCACAATGGCGCTGGTAAGAGTACCTTAATTCAGTTGCTGACGCGATTATGGGATGTTCAAGACGGGGCCATCAAGATTGACGGTGTAGATATACGTCAATTACCCGGTGAGACTGTGCGCGCAGGGTTCGCAGTGGTGAGTGCCCATGCGCATATATTCCATGCCTCCATCGCGGACAATTTGAAAATTGCAAAGCCAACAGCCAGTATGGAAGAGTTGTATCACGTCGTACAGGCAGCCCAGTTGCAGGAATGGATTGAACAATTACCAGATGGATATGACACCCTTGTAGGGGAGGTCGGTCTTGCACCTTCCGGGGGACAGCGCCAACGTATTGCTATTGCCCGTGCCATTTTAGCGAATCCGAAAGTGTTCCTTCTGGATGAGCCGCTTGAATCCCTTGATTCCAAAACTGCACCACGGGTTCAGGCGATGTTGGAGGAGGTTACTCGGCACAAAACGGCGATTTGGATCACGCATCAGTTACGAACGTTAGGTCCGATGGACGAGATTTTAGTTCTGCATGAGGGGAGAATCATCGAACGTGGCCGACATGCCGAATTGCTTAATCAAAATGGACGTTATCGGCAAATGTGGGACATCGAGCAGAACATGTTTCCGTGA
- the cydB gene encoding cytochrome d ubiquinol oxidase subunit II, producing MSLNALWFIIIAVLFTGFFVLEGFDFGVGILTPFLGKTDEQRRLLINSIGPFWDANEVWFISAGASMFAAFPNWYATLFSGFYVALFVLLLALMARGVAFEFRSKLSHSGWRTFWDWAACVGSLLPPVLWGVALANLMKGVPIDAHMNYVGTFWDLISPFTVLGGVAMALMCVLHGALFLTLRLGGDLRAKARFVAKRIGVWTSIAMFLFVIYSYFQTDLFQKVGLDPGSLPVLAGMALLSVPFLIYTEHDGWAFLLSALTIACSTATVFYDLFPRVMISSLNPAWDLTIYNAASGHYSLTVMTAVALSVLPIVLVYQAWTYWVFRRRLELGGHLDY from the coding sequence ATGAGTCTCAATGCCTTGTGGTTTATCATTATTGCCGTGCTGTTCACCGGTTTTTTTGTGCTTGAAGGGTTCGATTTTGGCGTGGGCATCCTGACTCCCTTTTTGGGGAAAACAGATGAACAACGAAGACTACTCATCAACAGTATTGGACCTTTCTGGGACGCCAACGAAGTATGGTTCATTTCAGCCGGTGCTTCCATGTTTGCTGCTTTCCCGAATTGGTACGCCACTCTATTCAGCGGCTTTTATGTCGCCTTGTTCGTCTTACTACTTGCTTTGATGGCACGCGGAGTGGCTTTTGAGTTCCGCAGCAAACTGAGTCATTCCGGTTGGCGTACATTTTGGGATTGGGCTGCATGTGTGGGCAGCTTATTGCCTCCCGTCTTGTGGGGCGTCGCGCTAGCCAACCTGATGAAAGGTGTTCCCATTGATGCTCATATGAATTATGTCGGCACCTTCTGGGATTTGATTAGTCCGTTTACGGTACTTGGTGGAGTCGCCATGGCATTGATGTGCGTGCTGCATGGTGCGCTATTCCTGACACTGCGCTTGGGTGGAGATCTTCGGGCAAAGGCGAGGTTCGTGGCCAAGCGGATTGGGGTCTGGACATCCATCGCCATGTTCTTATTTGTCATCTACAGTTACTTTCAAACGGACCTCTTCCAAAAAGTTGGCCTCGATCCGGGAAGTTTGCCGGTTCTTGCGGGTATGGCGCTACTGTCTGTACCATTCCTCATCTATACCGAACATGATGGCTGGGCGTTTTTGCTGAGTGCCTTGACCATCGCATGTTCCACCGCAACTGTGTTTTACGACTTGTTCCCTCGTGTCATGATTAGTTCATTGAATCCCGCTTGGGACTTAACGATTTATAACGCAGCAAGTGGTCATTATTCGTTAACGGTGATGACAGCCGTTGCTTTGAGCGTGTTGCCTATCGTTTTGGTTTATCAAGCATGGACCTATTGGGTGTTTCGTCGGCGCTTGGAACTTGGCGGTCACTTGGACTATTAA